tacatactatagaTTTGTGACTCAAAAAGTACAGAAAAATGACTTTGTAGCATAATGTTAGTGAATGTTTACTTATCTATTTAAAGGCACTAATCATATAATTGTTTCCATCTTACCCAGTACTTCAACACTAGGATAGAAATAATCAAACCTATTGGGGCCCCGTTGCTAAGGTAGTGTGCGACGTTATGTTGTAAGATTTCGGCCTGTTCGAAGTTGAGATCATTGCACGAGTCGACGTGGAAGTATTTGTCTTCGGGCTGGGAGTAGATGAACAAACTCCAATGCGAGCCGCCGCAAGAGCCGGCTGCTTCATTATCGTTCAACGCGAAGAATATGAACTTCTTCGTACGGATACCTAAGGGATCCAAGAACAGGCCGACCTCGTCCTCGCTCAACATTTTCATACATTGCGTAACTTCGGGCGAAACGAATAGCAGGTTTGGGTCGTTTTTATACACGATTTTTTCTAAGAATTCAAAGTAAAATGATATAATTGTGTCGTTCAACCAGTACGGTCCTTTGAGGATGTCAATGTCGGATTTCCGCAGGATCGTGTCGTGAAAACTTAATACGTTACTTTCTTTGGGCATCTTACTCATTTTAAATACCGAATTGCCAAGGTGATATCTGTTAgagaaacataaataaaattaaaataataaaaattatgtatgtaggtaattaAAGTGTCGTAACTAAGATTTTTGCacaaaattaatgaaatttaaacttttttgcAGGAATATAACcatttgaaattgtattattCTTGAATTTAGAAATTTCttgtcatatttgaaattatgagTTAGTTATGCCTGATTCTTTTTGACTGCTTTCATAAAGATCATAAAATCAATTCCAAATACAGACAGAATAtcgggtaaacggattattccgcaaaaagcgatctcgcgctagtcactaaaatctcgatcacgaaacatctgtcaatcaagttctcgttagtacaatatttcgcgtgtgttactttcgattgatggagtttttgggtgccagatgttccgtgatcgagattttattgactcgcgcgagatcgct
This genomic interval from Arctopsyche grandis isolate Sample6627 chromosome 8, ASM5162203v2, whole genome shotgun sequence contains the following:
- the Den1 gene encoding SUMO peptidase family member deneddylase 1, whose product is MSKMPKESNVLSFHDTILRKSDIDILKGPYWLNDTIISFYFEFLEKIVYKNDPNLLFVSPEVTQCMKMLSEDEVGLFLDPLGIRTKKFIFFALNDNEAAGSCGGSHWSLFIYSQPEDKYFHVDSCNDLNFEQAEILQHNVAHYLSNGAPIGNRGITSLDCLQQINGYDCGIHVLCNVDLIAKHVKQTNGIMPLCPKAEAESVRNKRCQLLVIISELVQNQRS